The Myxococcus guangdongensis genome has a window encoding:
- the mltA gene encoding murein transglycosylase A yields the protein MLTRSSRRLGLLCLLLVCAACARAPRPAVTRPQDALVAELASNVELMDDADTASLRVALDQSLIWLRTRPVDHRFVYGPREVTAGELVAALERLRARLTDTMSSLEVSKAVMEDFELLESAGGEDGTVLFTGYYEPVIEASLAPTDEYRIPVLSAPDDLIEVPLEPFAERFASERVFGRLEGKRVVPYWNRAEIRGGKLGQRKLELAWVRDPVSLFFMEVQGSGTLRLIDGTERRVGYAASNGRPYRSIGALLIQEGAIPREQMSMQALRAWLAANPDERERVLDYNESYVFFRFLPGAAVGSLGREVTPGRSIATDARLFPKGGLAFIHTDHPVRMADGSVQWRPLSRFVFNQDTGGAIRGAGRVDVFWGRGSQAELAAGMMKQKGRLLFLVPKPRAPAVTAR from the coding sequence ATGCTCACCCGGTCCTCTCGTCGCCTTGGGTTGCTGTGCCTCCTGCTCGTCTGCGCCGCGTGCGCGCGTGCGCCCCGTCCCGCCGTCACGCGTCCCCAGGATGCGCTGGTCGCCGAGCTCGCCTCCAACGTGGAGCTCATGGACGACGCGGACACGGCGTCGCTGCGCGTGGCGTTGGACCAGAGCCTCATCTGGCTGCGGACCCGGCCCGTGGACCATCGCTTCGTCTACGGACCTCGCGAGGTGACGGCCGGTGAGCTGGTCGCCGCGCTGGAGCGACTGCGCGCGCGACTGACGGACACGATGTCCTCGCTCGAGGTGTCCAAGGCGGTGATGGAGGACTTCGAGCTGCTCGAGTCCGCGGGCGGCGAGGATGGAACGGTGCTCTTCACCGGCTATTACGAGCCGGTCATCGAGGCGAGCCTCGCGCCGACGGACGAGTACCGCATCCCCGTGCTCTCCGCGCCGGACGACCTCATCGAAGTCCCATTGGAGCCCTTCGCGGAGCGCTTCGCCTCCGAGCGCGTCTTCGGCCGACTCGAGGGCAAGCGCGTCGTCCCCTACTGGAACCGCGCGGAGATTCGTGGAGGCAAGCTGGGCCAGCGCAAGCTGGAGCTCGCGTGGGTGAGGGACCCGGTGTCGCTGTTCTTCATGGAGGTGCAGGGCAGCGGCACGTTGCGCCTCATCGACGGCACCGAGCGCCGCGTGGGCTACGCCGCGTCGAACGGGCGCCCGTACCGCAGCATCGGCGCGCTGCTCATCCAGGAGGGCGCCATCCCTCGCGAGCAGATGTCCATGCAGGCCCTGCGCGCGTGGCTCGCGGCGAACCCGGACGAGCGCGAGCGCGTGCTCGACTACAACGAGTCCTATGTCTTCTTCCGCTTCCTGCCGGGGGCCGCGGTGGGCTCCCTGGGACGAGAGGTGACGCCGGGGCGCTCCATCGCCACCGACGCGCGCCTGTTCCCCAAGGGCGGCCTCGCCTTCATCCACACGGACCATCCGGTGCGGATGGCGGACGGCTCGGTGCAGTGGCGGCCGCTGTCGCGCTTCGTCTTCAACCAGGACACGGGCGGCGCCATCCGGGGCGCGGGCCGCGTGGATGTCTTCTGGGGCCGAGGCTCCCAGGCCGAGCTGGCCGCCGGCATGATGAAGCAGAAGGGACGTCTGCTCTTCCTCGTGCCGAAGCCCCGCGCCCCCGCCGTGACGGCGCGGTGA
- a CDS encoding DsbA family protein yields MNKSSVWVSLVVGLVLGFVGGRTFAPAPAARGAEAPRAPSAAAAPTAARQRPPISPVVYKVPLDGSHSQGSESALVTLVEFSDYECPFCSRGHGTVKQLQQRYGDKLRLVMKHHPLDMHPRALPSALAALAAAEQGRFWEYHDVLFANLRAQKEEDLERYAKELGLDVERWKKDRLDPKLAERVRRDETLALQVGATGTPAFFVNGRFINGAQPVEVFTGVIDEELAKAEALVKGGVPRAEVYARTIERGVERPPAPPTPEEAPRQQVEVGKAPSRGPANAPVTLVAWSDFECPFCSRAVPTLKTLEKEYEGKLRVAFKHQPLPNHPNAKLAAAASLAAHEQGKFWEFHDLLFANQRQLQRPALEDYAKQLGLDVARFNKALDSGKFDTVIAEDSREGTRVGAGGTPTFFINGRPIIGAVPVDQFRRVIDEELKKAGVATR; encoded by the coding sequence GTGAACAAGTCATCGGTGTGGGTGAGCCTCGTCGTGGGGCTCGTGTTGGGGTTCGTGGGAGGACGCACGTTCGCGCCCGCGCCCGCCGCCAGGGGCGCGGAAGCTCCGCGCGCGCCGTCCGCGGCCGCGGCCCCGACCGCCGCCCGGCAGCGGCCTCCTATCTCGCCCGTCGTCTACAAGGTCCCCCTGGATGGCTCGCACAGCCAGGGCTCCGAGTCCGCGCTCGTCACGCTGGTGGAGTTCTCCGACTACGAGTGCCCCTTCTGCTCGCGCGGACACGGCACCGTGAAGCAGCTCCAGCAGCGCTACGGCGACAAGCTGCGCCTGGTGATGAAGCACCACCCGCTGGACATGCACCCGCGCGCCCTCCCGTCCGCCCTCGCCGCGCTGGCCGCCGCCGAGCAGGGCAGGTTCTGGGAGTACCACGACGTCCTCTTCGCCAACCTGCGCGCGCAGAAGGAGGAGGACCTGGAGCGCTACGCGAAGGAGCTGGGGCTGGATGTGGAGCGCTGGAAGAAGGACCGCCTGGACCCCAAGCTCGCCGAGCGCGTGCGCCGCGACGAGACGCTGGCCCTGCAGGTCGGCGCCACCGGCACCCCGGCCTTCTTCGTCAACGGGCGCTTCATCAACGGCGCGCAGCCCGTGGAGGTCTTCACCGGCGTCATCGACGAGGAGCTGGCGAAGGCGGAGGCGCTGGTGAAGGGCGGCGTGCCGCGCGCGGAGGTCTACGCGCGCACCATCGAGCGCGGCGTGGAGCGCCCGCCCGCGCCGCCCACGCCCGAGGAGGCGCCTCGCCAGCAGGTGGAGGTGGGCAAGGCCCCCTCGCGCGGCCCCGCCAACGCGCCCGTCACGCTGGTGGCATGGTCGGACTTCGAGTGCCCGTTCTGCTCGCGCGCCGTGCCCACGCTCAAGACGCTGGAGAAGGAGTACGAGGGCAAGCTGCGCGTGGCCTTCAAGCACCAGCCGCTGCCCAACCACCCGAACGCGAAGCTCGCGGCCGCGGCGTCCCTGGCGGCGCATGAGCAGGGGAAGTTCTGGGAGTTCCACGACCTGCTCTTCGCCAACCAGCGCCAGCTCCAGCGGCCCGCGCTCGAGGACTACGCGAAGCAGCTCGGGTTGGATGTGGCGCGCTTCAACAAGGCGCTCGACTCCGGGAAGTTCGACACGGTCATCGCCGAGGACTCGCGCGAGGGCACGCGCGTGGGCGCCGGGGGGACGCCCACGTTCTTCATCAACGGCCGGCCCATCATCGGCGCGGTGCCGGTGGACCAGTTCCGCCGCGTCATCGATGAGGAGCTGAAGAAGGCCGGCGTGGCCACTCGCTAG
- a CDS encoding energy transducer TonB, producing the protein MTRLGLLILLLLGVLPAQGSSPDEPSALVPPTLAQDAPARLPVGHVLDGPVSVELELTLDEAGEVVEARVIGEPPAALARSALHAAPHLRFHPATSQGHPIAVRVPFTYRFEPPPVEDTRAVLTGRVRAKGSRKPLAGAILRTDTAMVEADAQGLFRLELPPGAHALRITAPGHRLLYLTETLEARQRLEVHYTLEPLAVNPYETVVRADRPRTEVSRVTLHEQELREVPGTMGDPFRVVMLMPGVTTLASGLSYPVVRGVQPAASAFFVDGVRVPFLYHLMVGNAVVYPDLVESLDFQVGVPSARYGSLLGGAVDAHVSRPREEGLHGSAYADLLQAGAFLEVPIPETGTTVAAAARVSYTGLLITRVVNAVNAPSTYTAGDGTVYRDGGEPKVYADYWDYQARVEQRAGQGQLRLLALGTSDAVGLTSRESQNHNEGGVGLLFHRLDLRGRHPFEGAKPRWA; encoded by the coding sequence ATGACACGCCTCGGCCTCCTCATCCTGCTGCTCCTGGGTGTCCTCCCGGCGCAGGGCTCGTCTCCCGACGAGCCCTCGGCCCTCGTGCCTCCCACCCTCGCCCAGGACGCCCCGGCGCGGCTCCCCGTGGGTCATGTCCTCGACGGGCCTGTCTCCGTCGAGTTGGAACTCACCCTCGACGAAGCCGGCGAAGTCGTCGAGGCCCGGGTCATCGGTGAGCCTCCGGCCGCGCTCGCCCGCTCCGCGCTGCACGCCGCGCCGCACCTGCGCTTCCACCCCGCCACGTCGCAGGGGCACCCCATCGCCGTGCGCGTGCCCTTCACCTACCGCTTCGAGCCCCCGCCCGTGGAGGACACCCGCGCGGTGCTCACGGGCCGCGTGCGCGCCAAGGGCAGTCGCAAGCCGCTCGCCGGCGCCATCCTCCGCACCGACACGGCGATGGTCGAGGCCGACGCACAGGGCCTGTTCCGACTGGAGCTTCCCCCCGGCGCCCACGCGCTGAGAATCACCGCGCCGGGCCACCGCCTGCTGTACCTCACCGAGACGCTCGAGGCCCGGCAGCGACTGGAGGTGCACTACACGCTGGAACCCCTCGCGGTGAATCCCTACGAGACGGTGGTGCGCGCGGACCGTCCACGCACCGAGGTCTCCCGCGTCACGCTGCACGAGCAGGAGCTGCGCGAAGTCCCCGGCACCATGGGCGACCCGTTCCGCGTGGTGATGTTGATGCCCGGCGTGACGACGCTCGCCTCCGGGCTCTCGTATCCCGTGGTGCGCGGCGTCCAGCCCGCGGCCAGCGCCTTCTTCGTCGACGGCGTGCGCGTGCCCTTCCTCTACCACCTGATGGTCGGCAACGCGGTGGTGTACCCGGACCTCGTCGAGTCCCTCGACTTCCAGGTCGGTGTCCCCTCCGCGCGCTACGGCAGCCTCCTCGGCGGCGCGGTGGACGCGCACGTGAGCCGGCCTCGCGAAGAGGGCCTCCACGGCAGCGCCTACGCGGACCTCCTCCAGGCTGGCGCCTTCCTCGAGGTGCCCATCCCCGAGACGGGCACCACCGTCGCCGCCGCCGCGCGTGTCAGCTACACGGGCCTGCTCATCACCCGCGTCGTCAACGCCGTCAACGCGCCCTCCACGTACACCGCGGGCGACGGCACCGTGTACCGCGACGGCGGCGAGCCCAAGGTCTATGCGGACTACTGGGACTACCAGGCCCGCGTGGAGCAGCGCGCGGGCCAGGGCCAGCTGCGCCTGCTCGCGCTGGGAACCTCGGACGCGGTGGGCCTCACCTCGCGCGAGTCCCAGAACCACAACGAAGGAGGCGTGGGTCTGTTGTTCCATCGCCTGGACCTGCGGGGCCGTCACCCCTTCGAGGGGGCGAAGCCGAGGTGGGCCTGA
- a CDS encoding TonB-dependent receptor plug domain-containing protein, producing MGLTLGYDRLGLAYGRGGTSLGHYELSQGSVALRAGYTRELMAALKLELFSHAERREASMRATGRFRPVGPFDGKDAYSRPGILGTFAGVGTQLTYTPSERWVLVPGLRLDSYHGFGDRTRLALEPRVAVRHALTESLTLKAGAGLYHQPATVLLPVPAGEMLALERGLQRAAQFSLGAEWRPVNGWEVTAEGYFNPLLRTLEFNFEDVLSNLRRRGLEAEDVERHGHSYGLELMVRRPLGRRWFGWLTYGFNQSKRFERYAKVGPNGEELGMAEGYLPYTFEQAHSLNAALSYRFDFVTLGTVAHFNTGRPETGQFGYRTMREGVDADGEPEWKPVGRGAVDRLPAFFRLDFRASRTIVFDQFLLDVYLDVFNVTARSEVLSHDYGYEGEDGQPVRLKRKPFGIPVILPTLGAKGTF from the coding sequence GTGGGCCTGACGCTCGGGTATGACAGGCTCGGCCTCGCCTACGGCCGGGGAGGCACCTCCCTGGGCCACTACGAGCTCTCGCAGGGCAGCGTGGCCCTGCGCGCGGGCTACACGCGGGAGCTCATGGCGGCGTTGAAGCTGGAGCTCTTCAGCCACGCGGAGCGCCGCGAGGCGAGCATGCGCGCCACCGGCCGGTTCCGCCCCGTGGGCCCCTTCGACGGGAAGGACGCGTACTCGCGCCCCGGCATCCTGGGCACCTTCGCGGGCGTGGGCACACAGCTCACGTACACGCCCTCCGAGCGCTGGGTGCTGGTGCCAGGACTGCGGCTCGACAGCTACCACGGCTTCGGAGACCGGACGCGGCTGGCGCTGGAGCCCCGGGTCGCCGTGCGGCACGCGCTCACGGAGAGCCTCACGCTGAAGGCAGGCGCGGGCCTGTATCACCAGCCCGCCACCGTGCTGCTGCCCGTGCCCGCGGGCGAGATGCTCGCGCTCGAACGAGGGCTCCAGCGCGCGGCGCAGTTCTCGCTCGGCGCGGAGTGGCGCCCCGTCAACGGCTGGGAGGTGACGGCGGAGGGCTACTTCAATCCGCTCTTGCGCACGCTGGAGTTCAACTTCGAGGACGTGCTGAGCAACCTGCGCCGCCGAGGACTCGAGGCCGAGGACGTGGAGCGCCACGGCCACAGCTACGGCCTGGAGTTGATGGTGCGCCGTCCGCTGGGCCGCCGCTGGTTCGGCTGGCTCACGTATGGCTTCAACCAGAGCAAGCGCTTCGAGCGCTACGCGAAGGTGGGCCCCAATGGCGAGGAGCTCGGCATGGCCGAGGGCTATCTGCCGTACACCTTCGAGCAGGCGCACTCGCTCAACGCCGCGCTCAGCTACCGCTTCGACTTCGTCACCCTGGGCACGGTGGCGCACTTCAACACCGGCCGTCCGGAGACGGGCCAGTTCGGCTACCGCACCATGCGCGAGGGCGTGGACGCGGACGGCGAGCCCGAGTGGAAGCCCGTGGGCCGAGGCGCCGTGGACCGCCTGCCCGCGTTCTTCCGTCTCGACTTCCGCGCCTCGCGCACCATCGTCTTCGACCAGTTCCTCCTCGACGTGTATCTGGATGTCTTCAACGTCACCGCGCGCAGCGAGGTGCTCTCGCACGACTACGGCTACGAGGGCGAAGACGGCCAGCCCGTGCGCTTGAAGCGCAAGCCCTTCGGCATCCCGGTGATTCTGCCCACGCTCGGCGCCAAGGGGACCTTCTGA